One genomic window of Streptomyces sp. NBC_01498 includes the following:
- a CDS encoding ABC transporter ATP-binding protein yields the protein MPDQASQPSRPVLRLQDLTRVHGSGATEVHALRGINLDVFPGELVAVMGPSGSGKSTLLTIAGGLDTPTSGRVLVEDTDLTTADRKQIAALRRRSIGYVFQDYNLIPALTAAENVALPRELDGVSARKAHREAVDALREMELDHLADRFPDEMSGGQQQRVAIARALVGDRRLVLADEPTGALDSETGESVLALLRSRCDAGAAGVLVTHEPRFAAWADRVVFLRDGAVVDQTVRSQADSLLTGQAAER from the coding sequence ATGCCCGACCAGGCATCCCAACCATCCCGACCCGTCCTGCGGCTCCAGGACCTCACCCGCGTCCACGGCAGCGGCGCCACCGAGGTGCACGCACTGCGCGGCATCAACCTCGACGTCTTCCCCGGCGAACTCGTCGCCGTCATGGGCCCGTCCGGCTCGGGCAAGTCCACGCTGCTGACCATCGCCGGCGGCCTCGACACCCCCACCTCGGGGCGGGTGCTGGTCGAGGACACCGACCTCACCACCGCCGACCGCAAGCAGATCGCCGCCCTGCGCCGCCGCAGCATCGGCTACGTCTTCCAGGACTACAACCTCATCCCGGCCCTCACCGCCGCCGAGAACGTCGCGCTCCCCCGCGAACTCGACGGTGTCTCGGCCCGCAAGGCCCACCGCGAGGCCGTCGACGCCCTGCGCGAGATGGAGCTCGACCATCTCGCCGACCGTTTCCCGGACGAGATGTCCGGCGGCCAGCAGCAGCGCGTGGCCATCGCCCGCGCGCTCGTCGGCGACCGCCGCCTCGTACTCGCCGACGAGCCCACCGGCGCCCTCGACTCCGAGACCGGCGAATCCGTGCTCGCCCTGCTGCGCAGCCGCTGCGACGCGGGAGCCGCCGGTGTCCTGGTCACCCACGAGCCGCGCTTCGCGGCCTGGGCCGACCGTGTCGTGTTCCTCCGGGACGGCGCCGTCGTGGACCAGACCGTCCGCAGCCAGGCCGACTCCCTCCTCACGGGGCAGGCGGCCGAACGGTGA
- a CDS encoding protein kinase domain-containing protein — protein sequence MSQDGAQGRYAGGSVAGGRYQLRDLLGEGGMASVYLAYDSALDRQVAIKTLHTELGREQSFRERFRREAQAVAKLSHTNIVSVFDTGEDELDGSLMPYIVMEYVEGQPLGSVLQSDIRQYGAMPADRALKVTADVLAALETSHEMGLVHRDIKPGNVMVTKRGVIKVMDFGIARAMQSGVTSMTQTGMVVGTPQYLSPEQALGRGVDARSDLYSVGIMLFQLLTGRLPFDADSPLAIAYAHVQEEPVAPSSINRSVTPAVDALVARALKKNPNERFPSAAAMRDECARVLPQGQTGAPVIVRGAPSASGAGVASAVFPPVDQGTQPLHGGAPGPHGGVQTPYQPGPYGPPASAAPTYGYPQQHQPQPQHHGYQTPTPYTMSPQTHPMGQGQGGNGGGAGGGGGGGRRNMALVVGSVALAVAAIAGLVFVLTQGGNEDDDPNAKPSGSSAAGHRPPERHRVIDKDKCEDAWEDGVDPSKVQAPDLRYKDILSVKECLRSADWTWKEIQVDDPTQAEGIVVDQFPSQGSAVLPGKQEFELKISTGNPG from the coding sequence ATGAGCCAGGACGGCGCACAGGGCCGCTACGCGGGCGGTTCGGTCGCGGGGGGCCGCTACCAGCTTCGTGATCTTCTCGGTGAGGGCGGCATGGCGTCCGTCTACCTCGCGTACGACTCGGCGCTCGACCGGCAGGTCGCGATCAAGACGCTCCACACCGAACTGGGCCGCGAGCAGTCCTTCCGCGAGCGCTTCCGCCGCGAGGCGCAGGCTGTGGCGAAACTCTCGCACACCAACATCGTCTCCGTGTTCGACACGGGTGAGGACGAGCTGGACGGCTCGCTCATGCCGTACATCGTCATGGAGTACGTGGAGGGGCAGCCGCTCGGCTCCGTCCTCCAGTCGGACATCCGGCAGTACGGGGCGATGCCGGCCGACCGCGCGCTGAAGGTGACGGCGGACGTGCTCGCCGCGCTGGAGACCAGTCACGAGATGGGCCTGGTCCACCGGGACATCAAGCCCGGCAACGTGATGGTGACCAAGCGCGGCGTCATCAAGGTGATGGACTTCGGCATCGCGCGGGCCATGCAGTCGGGTGTCACGTCGATGACGCAGACCGGCATGGTCGTCGGGACTCCGCAGTACCTGTCGCCCGAGCAGGCGCTGGGGCGCGGCGTGGACGCCCGTTCCGACCTGTATTCGGTCGGCATCATGCTCTTCCAGCTGCTGACGGGCCGGCTGCCCTTCGACGCGGACTCGCCGCTGGCGATCGCGTACGCGCATGTGCAGGAGGAGCCGGTCGCGCCCTCCTCGATCAACCGTTCCGTCACGCCCGCGGTAGACGCACTGGTCGCGCGGGCGTTGAAGAAGAACCCGAACGAGCGGTTTCCGAGCGCCGCCGCGATGCGTGACGAGTGCGCGCGGGTGCTGCCGCAGGGCCAGACCGGCGCGCCGGTGATCGTGCGGGGCGCCCCGTCGGCGAGCGGCGCGGGGGTGGCCTCGGCGGTTTTCCCGCCGGTCGACCAGGGGACGCAGCCGCTGCACGGCGGAGCGCCGGGTCCGCACGGCGGGGTGCAGACGCCGTACCAGCCGGGGCCGTACGGGCCGCCGGCGTCGGCCGCGCCGACGTACGGGTATCCGCAGCAGCACCAGCCGCAGCCCCAGCACCACGGCTACCAGACGCCGACGCCGTACACGATGTCGCCGCAGACGCATCCGATGGGGCAGGGGCAGGGCGGCAACGGCGGCGGTGCGGGTGGCGGTGGTGGTGGCGGTCGGCGGAACATGGCGCTCGTCGTCGGATCGGTCGCCCTCGCGGTCGCCGCGATCGCCGGTCTGGTCTTCGTGCTCACCCAGGGTGGCAACGAGGACGACGACCCGAACGCCAAGCCGAGCGGTTCGAGCGCGGCGGGTCACCGCCCGCCGGAGCGCCACCGCGTCATCGACAAGGACAAGTGCGAGGACGCGTGGGAGGACGGTGTGGACCCGAGCAAGGTCCAGGCGCCCGACCTGCGGTACAAGGACATCCTGTCGGTGAAGGAGTGTCTGCGGTCGGCGGACTGGACCTGGAAGGAGATCCAGGTCGACGACCCGACGCAGGCGGAAGGCATCGTGGTCGATCAGTTCCCGAGCCAGGGCTCGGCGGTGCTGCCCGGGAAGCAGGAGTTCGAGCTGAAGATCTCGACGGGCAACCCGGGATAG
- a CDS encoding pyridoxamine 5'-phosphate oxidase family protein — protein sequence MSTDVRAIELLRRVRYGRVATSMRAMPFVAPARHIVRDGNVVLRMHRGMGYHRACGGSVVAYGADNFSSGEPGLWSVQFTGTANMIRPTEDELALFGGGPHRVDGEPFEPVYMSLTPRFATVHLLEYATDHAAEDRAGHLPGGSSACVCPDGDRDGRPDGRRDADRDGQPVVRTEGRPAEYLAG from the coding sequence ATGTCCACTGATGTGCGCGCGATCGAACTGCTTCGACGAGTCCGGTACGGGCGCGTGGCGACGAGTATGCGGGCGATGCCCTTCGTGGCACCGGCACGCCACATCGTCAGGGACGGGAACGTGGTCCTGCGGATGCACCGCGGGATGGGGTACCACCGGGCGTGCGGCGGCAGCGTGGTCGCGTACGGCGCCGACAACTTCAGCAGCGGCGAGCCCGGCCTGTGGTCGGTCCAGTTCACCGGCACCGCGAACATGATCAGGCCGACGGAGGACGAACTGGCGCTTTTCGGCGGGGGCCCGCACCGCGTCGACGGCGAACCCTTCGAGCCCGTCTACATGAGCCTCACACCGCGGTTCGCGACCGTGCACCTTCTCGAATACGCGACGGACCACGCCGCCGAGGACCGCGCCGGGCACCTGCCCGGGGGCTCCTCCGCGTGCGTATGCCCCGACGGAGACCGGGACGGGCGGCCGGACGGTCGGCGCGACGCGGACCGGGACGGGCAGCCGGTGGTCCGTACCGAGGGCCGACCCGCCGAGTACCTCGCGGGATGA
- the pdhA gene encoding pyruvate dehydrogenase (acetyl-transferring) E1 component subunit alpha has product MTVESTAAARKPRRSSGTKRAGVKRTPQPKATEPQLVQLLTPEGERVQNDEYDGYVADITPETLRGLYRDMVLTRRFDAEATSLQRQGELGLWASLLGQEAAQIGSGRALNDDDYVFPTYREHGVAWCRGVDPTNLLGMFRGVNHGGWDPKTNNFHLYTIVIGSQTLHATGYAMGVAKDGADSAVIAYFGDGASSQGDVAEAFTFSAVYNAPVVFFCQNNQWAISEPTEKQMRVPLYQRAQGFGFPGVRVDGNDVLACLAVTRAALERARSGEGPMLVEAFTYRMGAHTTSDDPTKYRADEERAAWEAKDPILRLRAYLERESTADEAFFAALEEESEALGKRVREAVRAMPDPDHLAIFEHVYADGHALVDEERAQFAAYQASFADAGMGTGTGSGTGFEGSAEEGK; this is encoded by the coding sequence GTGACCGTGGAGAGCACTGCCGCCGCGCGAAAGCCGCGACGTAGCAGCGGCACCAAGCGCGCCGGTGTCAAGAGGACGCCGCAGCCGAAGGCTACCGAGCCCCAGCTCGTACAGCTGCTGACGCCCGAGGGCGAGCGCGTCCAGAACGACGAGTACGACGGCTACGTCGCCGACATCACCCCCGAGACCCTGCGCGGCCTGTACCGCGACATGGTGCTCACCCGCCGTTTCGACGCCGAGGCCACGTCCCTCCAGCGCCAGGGCGAGCTGGGCCTGTGGGCCTCGCTGCTCGGCCAGGAGGCCGCCCAGATCGGCTCCGGACGCGCGCTGAACGACGACGACTACGTCTTCCCGACCTACCGGGAGCACGGCGTCGCCTGGTGCCGGGGCGTCGACCCGACGAACCTGCTCGGCATGTTCCGCGGTGTGAACCACGGCGGCTGGGACCCCAAGACCAACAACTTCCACCTCTACACCATCGTCATCGGCTCGCAGACGCTGCACGCCACCGGCTACGCGATGGGCGTGGCCAAGGACGGCGCGGACTCGGCCGTCATCGCCTACTTCGGCGACGGCGCCTCCAGCCAGGGCGACGTGGCGGAGGCGTTCACCTTCTCGGCCGTCTACAACGCGCCGGTCGTGTTCTTCTGCCAGAACAACCAGTGGGCCATCTCGGAGCCGACCGAGAAGCAGATGCGGGTGCCGCTCTACCAGCGCGCCCAGGGCTTCGGCTTCCCCGGCGTCCGCGTCGACGGCAACGACGTCCTGGCCTGTCTGGCCGTGACACGTGCCGCGCTGGAGCGCGCCCGCAGCGGCGAGGGCCCCATGCTCGTGGAGGCGTTCACCTACCGCATGGGCGCGCACACCACGTCCGACGACCCGACGAAGTACCGGGCGGACGAGGAGCGCGCCGCGTGGGAGGCCAAGGACCCGATCCTGCGGCTGCGCGCGTATCTGGAGCGTGAGTCGACCGCCGACGAGGCGTTCTTCGCCGCGCTGGAGGAGGAGAGCGAGGCGCTCGGCAAGCGGGTGCGCGAGGCGGTACGGGCGATGCCCGACCCCGACCACCTGGCGATCTTCGAGCATGTCTACGCGGACGGGCACGCGCTCGTCGACGAGGAGCGCGCGCAGTTCGCCGCGTACCAGGCGTCCTTCGCGGACGCCGGCATGGGGACTGGTACGGGCTCCGGCACCGGCTTCGAGGGTTCCGCCGAGGAGGGCAAGTAA
- a CDS encoding alpha-ketoacid dehydrogenase subunit beta, giving the protein MAVTKLPLAKAINESLRVALDTDPKVLIMGEDVGKLGGVFRVTDGLQKDFGEDRVIDTPLAESGIVGTAIGLALRGYRPVVEIQFDGFVFPAYDQIVTQLAKMHARALGKIKMPVVVRIPYGGGIGAVEHHSESPEALFAHVAGLKIVSPSTSADAYWMMQQAIQSDDPVIFFEPKRRYWDKSEVDTEAIPGPLHKARVTRTGTDLTLAAYGPMVKVCLEAADAAAEEGKSVEVLDLRSVSPIDFDTIQTSVEKTRRLVVVHEAPVFFGSGAEIAARITERSFYHLEAPVLRVGGFHAPYPPARLEEEYLPGLDRVLDAVDRSLAY; this is encoded by the coding sequence ATGGCAGTAACGAAACTTCCCCTCGCGAAGGCGATCAACGAGTCGCTGCGCGTCGCCCTCGACACCGACCCCAAGGTCCTGATCATGGGCGAGGACGTCGGCAAGCTCGGCGGCGTCTTCCGGGTCACCGACGGTCTCCAGAAGGACTTCGGCGAGGACCGCGTCATCGACACCCCGCTCGCCGAGTCGGGCATCGTCGGTACGGCCATCGGGCTCGCCCTGCGCGGCTACCGCCCGGTCGTGGAGATCCAGTTCGACGGCTTCGTCTTCCCCGCGTACGACCAGATCGTCACCCAGCTCGCGAAGATGCACGCCCGCGCGCTCGGCAAGATCAAGATGCCGGTCGTCGTCCGGATCCCGTACGGCGGCGGCATCGGCGCCGTCGAGCACCACTCCGAGTCGCCCGAGGCGCTGTTCGCGCACGTGGCGGGGCTGAAGATCGTCTCCCCGTCGACGTCCGCGGACGCCTACTGGATGATGCAGCAGGCCATCCAGAGCGACGACCCGGTCATCTTCTTCGAGCCCAAGCGGCGCTACTGGGACAAGAGCGAGGTCGACACCGAGGCCATCCCCGGCCCGCTGCACAAGGCGCGGGTCACCCGGACCGGCACGGATCTGACGCTCGCGGCGTACGGCCCGATGGTGAAGGTGTGCCTGGAGGCCGCGGACGCCGCCGCCGAGGAGGGCAAGTCGGTGGAGGTCCTGGACCTGCGCTCGGTGTCCCCGATCGACTTCGACACGATCCAGACGTCCGTGGAGAAGACGCGCCGGCTGGTCGTGGTCCACGAGGCGCCGGTGTTCTTCGGCTCCGGCGCGGAGATCGCCGCCCGGATCACCGAGCGGTCCTTCTACCACCTGGAGGCTCCGGTGCTGCGGGTCGGCGGATTCCACGCCCCGTATCCGCCGGCGCGCCTGGAGGAGGAGTACCTTCCGGGCCTGGACCGGGTGCTCGACGCCGTCGACCGCTCGCTCGCGTACTGA
- a CDS encoding PadR family transcriptional regulator, translating into MSIRHGLLALLEPGPRYGSQLRTEFESRTGATWPLNVGQVYTTLNRLERDGLVAQDGEDDAGRALYAITDAGRDELRNWFRSPVDRRSPPRDELAIKLAMAVGTPGIDIREVIQSQRHHTVQAMQDYTRLKAQATEAAPDNPDDVAWLLVLEQLIFHTEAEARWLDHCEARLVRLSMKAAETAAAEPPRPAEADADAGEKAARGPRLGLGRARKR; encoded by the coding sequence ATGTCGATCCGCCACGGGCTTCTGGCCCTCCTCGAACCGGGCCCGCGCTACGGCTCTCAGCTCCGTACGGAGTTCGAGTCCCGCACCGGCGCCACCTGGCCCCTGAACGTCGGCCAGGTCTACACGACCCTCAACCGGCTGGAGCGCGACGGCCTCGTCGCCCAGGACGGTGAGGACGACGCCGGCCGCGCGCTCTACGCGATCACGGACGCGGGCCGCGACGAGCTGCGGAACTGGTTCCGGTCGCCGGTCGACCGGCGCAGTCCGCCGCGCGACGAACTGGCCATCAAGCTCGCCATGGCCGTCGGCACGCCCGGCATCGACATCCGGGAGGTGATCCAGTCGCAGCGCCACCACACCGTGCAGGCGATGCAGGACTACACCCGGCTCAAGGCCCAGGCCACCGAGGCAGCACCGGACAACCCGGACGACGTGGCGTGGCTGCTCGTCCTGGAGCAGCTCATCTTCCACACGGAGGCCGAGGCGCGCTGGCTCGACCACTGCGAGGCCCGGCTCGTCCGTCTCTCGATGAAGGCGGCGGAGACGGCAGCCGCCGAGCCGCCCCGCCCCGCCGAAGCGGACGCGGACGCGGGGGAGAAGGCCGCGCGGGGTCCACGGCTCGGCCTCGGGCGCGCCCGGAAGCGCTGA
- a CDS encoding dihydrolipoamide acetyltransferase family protein, with product MTADTSARYREFKMPDVGEGLTEAEILKWYVQPGDTVTDGQVVCEVETAKAAVELPIPYDGVVHALRFAEGTTVDVGASIITVDVAPGSDDGAAPAAADTAAPAPAPAVAEPVAEDAEPKGRQPVLVGYGVSEASTKRRPRRGAAPAAAVPEQGAAVPAASAGAAIQAEMNGHRPVAAEGLARPLAKPPVRKLAKDLGVDLATITPTGPDGIITREDVHAAVSAPQAPAAVSAPAPVSAPSAAPGTAVAGRETRIPVKGVRKATAAAMVGSAFSAPHVTEFVTVDVTRTMRLVDELKSDKDMAGVRVNPLLLIAKALLVAIKRNPEINATWDEAAQEIVVKHYVNLGIAAATPRGLLVPNIKDAHDKTLPQLAQSLGELVSTAREGKTTPGAMQGGTVTITNVGVFGVDTGTPILNPGESAILAVGAIKLQPWVHKGKVKPRQVTTLALSFDHRLVDGELGSRVLADTAAVLEQPKRLITWG from the coding sequence ATGACCGCAGACACTTCTGCCCGCTACCGGGAGTTCAAGATGCCCGACGTGGGCGAGGGACTCACCGAGGCCGAGATCCTCAAGTGGTACGTACAGCCCGGCGACACCGTCACCGACGGCCAGGTGGTGTGCGAGGTGGAGACGGCGAAGGCGGCCGTCGAACTGCCCATCCCCTACGACGGGGTGGTGCACGCGCTGCGCTTCGCGGAGGGCACGACGGTCGACGTCGGCGCCTCGATCATCACGGTCGACGTGGCGCCGGGGAGCGACGACGGGGCGGCGCCCGCTGCCGCTGACACCGCCGCTCCCGCTCCCGCTCCCGCTGTCGCCGAGCCCGTCGCCGAGGACGCCGAGCCGAAGGGGCGCCAGCCGGTGCTCGTCGGCTACGGCGTCTCGGAGGCGTCCACGAAGCGGCGCCCGCGCCGGGGGGCCGCTCCGGCGGCTGCTGTTCCCGAGCAGGGCGCGGCCGTCCCGGCGGCGTCGGCCGGCGCGGCGATCCAGGCGGAGATGAACGGCCACCGGCCGGTCGCCGCCGAGGGGCTCGCGCGTCCACTGGCGAAGCCGCCGGTACGCAAGCTCGCCAAGGACCTCGGCGTGGACCTGGCGACGATCACGCCGACGGGCCCGGACGGGATCATCACCCGCGAGGACGTGCACGCGGCGGTCTCCGCGCCGCAGGCGCCCGCCGCCGTATCGGCTCCGGCTCCGGTTTCCGCACCGTCCGCCGCACCCGGCACGGCGGTTGCCGGCCGGGAGACCCGTATCCCCGTGAAGGGCGTACGGAAGGCGACGGCGGCGGCGATGGTGGGCAGCGCGTTCAGCGCGCCGCACGTCACGGAGTTCGTGACGGTCGACGTGACCCGCACGATGCGCCTGGTGGACGAGCTCAAGTCCGACAAGGACATGGCGGGCGTACGGGTCAACCCGCTGCTGCTCATCGCCAAGGCGCTGCTGGTGGCCATCAAGCGCAACCCCGAGATCAACGCCACCTGGGACGAGGCCGCACAGGAGATCGTGGTCAAGCACTACGTGAACCTCGGCATCGCGGCGGCGACCCCGCGCGGCCTGCTCGTGCCGAACATCAAGGACGCGCACGACAAGACCCTGCCCCAACTCGCCCAGTCCCTGGGCGAACTGGTGTCCACGGCCCGCGAGGGCAAGACGACCCCGGGGGCTATGCAGGGCGGCACGGTGACCATCACCAACGTCGGCGTCTTCGGCGTCGACACGGGTACGCCGATCCTCAACCCGGGCGAGTCCGCGATCCTGGCGGTCGGCGCGATCAAGCTCCAGCCGTGGGTCCACAAGGGCAAGGTGAAGCCCCGTCAGGTCACCACCCTGGCACTGTCGTTCGACCACCGCCTGGTCGACGGCGAACTGGGCTCCAGGGTCCTCGCGGACACGGCGGCGGTCCTGGAACAGCCGAAACGGCTGATCACCTGGGGCTGA
- a CDS encoding response regulator transcription factor, whose product MPEKGKITVFLLDDHEVVRRGVHELLAVEDDIEVVGEAGTAAEALTRIPATRPDVAVLDVRLPDGSGVEVCREIRARDEAIKCLMLTSFSDDEALFDAIMAGASGYVLKAIRGDELLTAVRDVAAGRSLLDPVATARVLQRLREGSTPKGDEKLAALTEQERKILDLIGEGLTNRAIGERLHLAEKTIKNYVSSLLAKLGMERRSQAAAYVARIQAEQR is encoded by the coding sequence GTGCCTGAAAAGGGAAAAATCACCGTTTTTCTACTGGACGACCACGAGGTCGTCCGACGGGGTGTGCACGAGCTGCTCGCCGTCGAGGACGACATCGAGGTGGTCGGCGAGGCCGGGACCGCCGCGGAGGCGCTCACCCGGATCCCGGCGACCCGACCGGACGTGGCGGTGCTCGACGTACGGCTGCCGGACGGCAGCGGGGTCGAGGTGTGCCGGGAGATCCGCGCGCGGGACGAGGCCATCAAGTGCCTGATGCTCACCTCGTTCTCCGACGACGAGGCGCTGTTCGACGCGATCATGGCGGGCGCCTCGGGGTACGTGCTCAAGGCCATCCGGGGCGACGAACTACTCACCGCCGTACGGGACGTGGCGGCCGGCCGGTCCCTGCTGGACCCGGTCGCGACGGCGCGCGTCCTCCAGCGGCTGCGCGAGGGCAGCACCCCCAAGGGCGACGAGAAACTCGCGGCCCTCACCGAGCAGGAACGCAAGATCCTGGACCTGATCGGGGAGGGGCTGACCAATCGCGCGATCGGCGAGCGGCTGCATCTCGCCGAGAAGACGATCAAGAATTACGTCTCCAGCCTGCTCGCCAAGCTGGGTATGGAGCGGCGCTCGCAGGCGGCGGCGTACGTGGCGCGCATCCAGGCCGAGCAGCGCTGA
- a CDS encoding protein kinase domain-containing protein: protein MAPEPEAGGGGVPDAADSWGVGGLVGDGRYRMTYRLGRGGMAEVYAAEDVRLGRTVAVKLLRSDLAEDPVSKARFTREAQSVAGLNHHAVVAVYDSGEDVVGGQTVPYIVMELVEGRTIRDLLLNAEAPPPEQALIIVSGVLEALAYSHQHGIVHRDIKPANVIITHGGAVKVMDFGIARALHGAQSTMTQTGMVMGTPQYLSPEQALGKAVDHRSDLYATGCLLYELLSLRPPFTGETPLSVVYQHVQDIAVPPSEVSDVAPPELDGLVMRSLAKDPDDRFQSAEEMRGLVQYGMQMLQQQGSHTGTWNTGPVDLHESGIPAMGVAATAALGHPMHGDTAQRPMLPPQNPHDGGYDGMHHGNGGGGRGKMWLVALLAVVAIVAGVAYAVNNITGSGDSGTPDQKTSQSPSDTPSDEPSKSDEEPTPSDDGDQDTSTGGNQQPEYPTDDTPSEKPSESDKPSNTPSSPDPGDDEGTTDGGSGEPSSDPTTEDPPEETPPPEEETAIGGGEGTSVGLGDQN, encoded by the coding sequence ATGGCACCCGAACCCGAAGCAGGCGGCGGCGGAGTGCCTGATGCGGCGGACTCATGGGGCGTCGGCGGACTGGTCGGCGACGGCCGCTACCGGATGACGTACCGCCTCGGCCGGGGCGGCATGGCCGAGGTGTACGCGGCGGAGGACGTGCGGCTCGGCCGCACCGTGGCGGTCAAGCTGCTGCGTTCCGACCTCGCCGAGGACCCCGTCTCGAAGGCCCGCTTCACCCGCGAGGCCCAGTCGGTGGCCGGGCTCAACCACCATGCCGTGGTGGCCGTGTACGACTCCGGTGAGGATGTGGTGGGCGGCCAGACCGTCCCGTACATCGTCATGGAGCTCGTCGAGGGCCGCACGATCCGCGATCTGCTCCTCAACGCCGAGGCCCCGCCGCCCGAGCAGGCGCTGATCATCGTCTCCGGGGTGCTGGAAGCGCTCGCGTACTCGCACCAGCACGGCATCGTGCACCGCGACATCAAGCCGGCGAACGTGATCATCACGCACGGCGGCGCGGTCAAGGTCATGGACTTCGGCATCGCGCGCGCCCTGCACGGCGCGCAGTCGACCATGACCCAGACCGGCATGGTCATGGGCACGCCCCAGTACCTCTCCCCCGAGCAGGCGCTGGGCAAGGCCGTCGACCACCGGTCCGACCTGTACGCCACCGGCTGTCTGCTCTACGAACTCCTGTCGCTGCGCCCGCCGTTCACCGGCGAGACACCGCTGTCCGTGGTGTACCAGCACGTCCAGGACATCGCCGTCCCGCCCTCCGAGGTCTCGGACGTGGCGCCGCCGGAGCTGGACGGGCTGGTCATGCGCTCGCTGGCGAAGGACCCGGACGACCGGTTCCAGAGCGCCGAGGAGATGCGCGGCCTCGTCCAGTACGGCATGCAGATGCTCCAGCAGCAGGGCAGCCACACGGGCACCTGGAACACCGGCCCCGTCGACCTGCACGAGAGCGGCATCCCGGCGATGGGCGTCGCCGCGACGGCCGCGCTCGGGCACCCGATGCACGGCGACACCGCGCAGCGCCCGATGCTGCCGCCGCAGAATCCGCACGACGGCGGCTACGACGGGATGCACCACGGCAACGGGGGCGGTGGCCGCGGCAAGATGTGGCTGGTCGCCCTGCTCGCCGTGGTCGCGATCGTGGCGGGAGTCGCGTACGCGGTGAACAACATCACCGGCTCGGGTGACAGCGGCACCCCCGACCAGAAGACCAGCCAGAGCCCGTCGGACACCCCCAGCGACGAGCCGTCGAAGTCGGACGAGGAGCCCACGCCGTCGGACGACGGCGACCAGGACACCTCGACGGGCGGCAACCAGCAGCCGGAGTACCCGACGGACGACACCCCGAGCGAGAAGCCGTCGGAGTCGGACAAGCCGTCCAACACCCCGTCGTCCCCCGACCCGGGCGACGACGAGGGGACGACGGACGGGGGCAGCGGGGAGCCGTCGTCGGACCCGACGACCGAGGACCCGCCGGAGGAGACGCCTCCGCCGGAGGAGGAAACGGCGATCGGCGGCGGCGAGGGCACCTCCGTCGGCCTCGGCGACCAGAACTGA
- a CDS encoding phosphotransferase, whose protein sequence is MPRSSATIATLPYVAPAPPVVDLPFGLLPLGDLLRRYQYGGEPLACQPVAQGLLNRGYRLTTTHGAYFLKHHLDGDRESIGRQHRATRRLQALGMPVAPPVRDTEGGTVAVVGGHCYALHPWINGRHRTGAQLTHHASRRLGTLLGAVHTCLEEVMGAAPDHPPYEGAYDSATPADTFALIDELLALARDRSPRDEFDLLAEHRLRERRDLLERYAHHRPPRGAETPTGWVHGDFHPLNLLYRGTEPVAIVDWDRLSVQPRAEEAVRAAAIFFVLPSGELDLAKVRAYAHAYRQASGADAAELAAAVHRVWWERLNDFWILRWRYQLDDRRADPQFPAVSALAVWWTRGYEKVRDAFAG, encoded by the coding sequence GTGCCGCGCTCATCTGCAACAATTGCGACGCTGCCCTATGTCGCGCCCGCTCCCCCCGTGGTGGACCTGCCCTTCGGCCTCCTGCCGCTCGGTGACCTGCTCCGCCGCTACCAGTACGGCGGCGAACCGCTGGCCTGCCAGCCGGTCGCCCAGGGCCTGCTGAACCGGGGCTACCGGCTCACCACCACCCACGGTGCCTACTTCCTCAAGCACCATCTCGACGGCGACCGCGAGTCCATCGGCCGCCAGCACCGCGCCACCCGCCGGCTCCAGGCGCTCGGCATGCCCGTCGCACCGCCCGTACGGGACACCGAGGGCGGCACCGTCGCCGTCGTCGGCGGCCACTGCTACGCCCTGCACCCCTGGATCAACGGCCGGCACCGTACCGGCGCCCAGCTCACCCACCACGCCTCGCGGCGGCTCGGGACGCTCCTCGGAGCCGTACACACCTGTCTGGAGGAGGTCATGGGGGCCGCGCCGGACCACCCTCCGTACGAAGGCGCGTACGACAGCGCCACCCCGGCCGACACCTTCGCCCTCATCGACGAACTCCTCGCGCTCGCCCGCGACCGCAGCCCGCGCGACGAGTTCGATCTCCTCGCCGAGCACCGGCTGCGGGAACGCCGCGACCTGCTGGAGCGCTACGCCCACCACCGGCCGCCGCGCGGCGCCGAGACGCCCACCGGGTGGGTGCACGGCGACTTCCACCCGCTGAACCTGCTCTACCGGGGCACCGAACCCGTCGCGATCGTCGACTGGGACCGGCTGTCCGTCCAGCCGCGCGCGGAGGAGGCCGTCCGGGCGGCGGCGATCTTCTTCGTCCTGCCGTCGGGGGAGCTGGACCTGGCGAAGGTACGGGCGTACGCGCACGCCTACCGGCAGGCGTCGGGCGCGGACGCCGCCGAACTGGCCGCCGCCGTCCACCGGGTGTGGTGGGAGCGGCTCAACGACTTCTGGATACTGCGCTGGCGCTACCAGCTGGACGACCGAAGGGCCGACCCGCAGTTTCCCGCGGTGTCGGCCCTGGCGGTCTGGTGGACGCGGGGGTACGAGAAAGTACGCGACGCGTTCGCCGGGTGA